One part of the Natronorubrum sediminis genome encodes these proteins:
- a CDS encoding LLM class flavin-dependent oxidoreductase, with product MHTGLMVTSFGDVDQADVAVRAEELGYDAVWAGELWGESSVVQLTEMACRTDEIDLGTAIVNVYSRTPAVLAMTAASLQRASEGRFTLGVGTSTPKAVEDLHGMAFDRPVRQAHETIELVREFTAAGGEPVAYEGELLEAADFPALDVPLSIYHAGLGPANRRVVGRLCDGWIPHNIPFSKLEEAFEEVASAARERERDPDEITIAPYVPSAVSEDRAEARETLRRHIAYYVGSGEGYRRAAAMAYPDAAERVAEAWRNGDNREAAAAVTDEMLADLGVAGTPEDAREQLETLVAETEIDHPIVVVPEPASSEITEATIDALAPTHF from the coding sequence ATGCACACAGGACTCATGGTTACGTCGTTCGGTGACGTCGATCAGGCTGACGTCGCCGTCCGCGCGGAGGAGTTAGGATACGACGCCGTCTGGGCCGGCGAACTTTGGGGCGAGAGCAGCGTCGTCCAGCTCACCGAGATGGCCTGTCGAACCGACGAGATCGACCTCGGCACGGCGATCGTGAACGTCTACTCGCGGACGCCGGCCGTCCTCGCCATGACGGCCGCGTCGCTCCAGCGGGCGTCCGAGGGCCGGTTCACGCTCGGCGTCGGCACCAGCACGCCGAAGGCCGTCGAGGACCTCCACGGGATGGCCTTCGATCGGCCCGTCCGGCAAGCTCACGAAACCATCGAACTCGTCCGCGAGTTCACCGCCGCCGGCGGCGAGCCGGTCGCGTACGAGGGCGAACTGCTCGAGGCCGCGGACTTCCCCGCGCTCGACGTTCCGCTTTCGATCTACCACGCGGGACTCGGCCCGGCGAACCGTCGCGTCGTCGGCCGTCTGTGTGACGGCTGGATTCCCCACAATATCCCCTTCTCGAAACTCGAGGAGGCCTTCGAGGAGGTCGCGAGCGCGGCTCGAGAACGCGAGCGAGATCCCGACGAAATAACGATCGCGCCGTACGTTCCCTCGGCCGTCAGCGAGGACCGAGCCGAGGCTCGAGAGACGCTGCGTCGACACATCGCCTACTACGTCGGCAGCGGCGAGGGGTACAGACGGGCGGCCGCGATGGCGTACCCCGACGCGGCCGAACGCGTGGCCGAAGCGTGGCGAAACGGCGACAACCGGGAGGCCGCAGCGGCCGTCACGGACGAGATGCTCGCGGATCTCGGCGTCGCCGGGACGCCCGAGGACGCGCGCGAACAACTCGAGACGCTCGTCGCCGAGACGGAGATCGATCACCCGATCGTCGTGGTTCCGGAACCGGCCTCGAGCGAAATTACCGAGGCGACGATCGACGCGCTGGCTCCGACGCACTTCTAG
- the nadA gene encoding quinolinate synthase NadA: MVKMETTALDTDLSLFKYDSLEQLPPRYRDLEEGERTRRIETALGELGDDVVILGHNYQRREIVEHADFVGDSYQLSKEAANADAEYVVFGGVTFMAESADIITDDEQTVILPSMEASCPMAGMAEALQVDAAWAEITAAAPEENIIPITYMNSYADLKAFCASQGGLVCTSSNAHKAFEYAFEKGDKVLFLPDKHLGENTAYRLGMEDDIAEWDPWDPDGKDAADVAESNIILWDGYCQVHERFRVDHIEQVRDTHDDAKVIVHPECRREVVEAADKAGSTATICETIENAAPGDTWAIGTEIHLTEHLERWHPEVNVLPLCGDACMDCNAMRQIDPNYLTWVLEELVEGRERNVIEVAPEEKELATVALERMLEI; the protein is encoded by the coding sequence ATGGTGAAAATGGAAACCACAGCGCTGGACACCGATCTCAGTCTATTCAAATACGACTCCCTCGAGCAGTTGCCGCCTCGCTATCGGGATCTCGAGGAGGGAGAACGGACGAGACGTATCGAGACGGCACTCGGGGAACTCGGCGACGACGTCGTGATTCTCGGGCACAACTACCAGCGACGCGAAATCGTCGAGCACGCCGATTTCGTCGGTGACTCCTACCAGCTTTCGAAAGAGGCGGCCAACGCGGACGCCGAGTACGTTGTCTTCGGCGGCGTGACGTTCATGGCCGAGAGTGCGGACATCATCACGGACGACGAGCAGACGGTAATCCTTCCCAGCATGGAGGCGTCGTGTCCGATGGCCGGAATGGCCGAAGCGCTGCAGGTCGACGCGGCGTGGGCCGAAATTACCGCCGCCGCGCCCGAGGAGAACATCATCCCGATCACCTACATGAACTCGTACGCTGATTTGAAAGCGTTCTGTGCCAGTCAGGGTGGGTTGGTCTGTACGTCTTCGAACGCCCACAAAGCGTTCGAGTACGCCTTCGAGAAGGGCGATAAAGTCCTCTTTCTGCCCGACAAGCACCTCGGCGAGAACACCGCCTACCGACTGGGCATGGAAGACGACATCGCCGAGTGGGACCCCTGGGACCCCGACGGCAAAGACGCCGCGGACGTCGCCGAGAGCAATATTATCCTCTGGGACGGCTACTGCCAGGTCCACGAGCGATTCCGTGTCGATCACATCGAGCAGGTTCGGGACACCCACGACGACGCAAAGGTTATCGTCCATCCGGAGTGTCGCCGCGAGGTCGTCGAGGCCGCGGACAAAGCCGGCTCGACGGCGACGATCTGTGAAACGATCGAAAACGCAGCCCCCGGTGACACGTGGGCCATCGGCACCGAAATCCACCTTACCGAGCACCTCGAGCGTTGGCATCCCGAGGTGAACGTCCTCCCGCTCTGCGGTGACGCCTGCATGGACTGCAACGCGATGCGCCAGATCGACCCCAACTACCTGACGTGGGTCCTCGAGGAACTGGTCGAAGGCCGCGAACGCAACGTGATCGAGGTCGCCCCCGAGGAGAAAGAACTCGCGACCGTCGCCCTCGAACGCATGCTCGAGATCTAA
- a CDS encoding L-aspartate oxidase: MTETSSDYDTTDVLVVGSGIAGCAAAFQAARGGADVCLVTKAERPDDTSTDWAQGGISTTRDDPESLKTDILAASDGTADPDAIDVLVENADDAVEDVLLETLEIPFDETADGAFDYTREAAHSENRILHVDAATGTHILRPFLNHIDDHERIEVRQDTAALELLTHEGRVHGVLTDEVATGHPVCAGTTILATGGIGALYSRSTNPDDATGDGIAMAALAGADVADLEYVQFHPTAYDGDDPFLLSEALRGEGAVLRNGDGERFMADSHPDAELAPRDVVARAVETEREATGKVVLDVSTLEGEFDAEYPALAQKCRDRGIDGTEIPVAPCEHFLCGGIDVDERGRTSLDRLYAVGECARTGVHGANRLASTSLLEGLVWGLRAGEDAATTDADPKIVETPDLRNSDPELPERFAAEKAIRLRQTMDEYLGLERDPDDIARASAVLRRLKGEVDAYVRTRTARDLYELRNASVVALLIARAASENGESAGCHYVVEDSSDEQMAEHPTSD, encoded by the coding sequence ATGACGGAAACCTCATCCGACTACGACACCACAGACGTCCTCGTCGTCGGCAGCGGTATCGCCGGCTGTGCGGCCGCGTTTCAGGCCGCCCGGGGCGGTGCCGACGTCTGTCTGGTCACGAAGGCCGAACGCCCGGACGACACCAGCACCGACTGGGCCCAGGGCGGTATCTCGACGACGCGGGACGACCCCGAGAGCCTCAAAACCGACATCCTCGCAGCCAGCGACGGGACCGCCGATCCCGACGCCATCGACGTACTCGTCGAAAACGCCGACGACGCCGTCGAGGACGTGCTCCTCGAGACGCTCGAGATCCCCTTCGACGAAACCGCAGACGGCGCGTTCGACTACACACGCGAGGCGGCACACTCCGAAAACCGAATTCTTCACGTCGACGCGGCGACGGGGACCCACATCCTCCGGCCGTTTTTGAACCACATCGACGATCACGAGCGAATCGAGGTACGCCAGGATACGGCCGCCCTCGAGTTGCTCACCCACGAGGGGCGCGTCCACGGCGTCCTGACCGACGAGGTGGCGACGGGCCACCCCGTCTGTGCGGGAACAACGATCCTCGCGACCGGCGGCATCGGCGCGCTCTACTCGCGCTCGACCAATCCCGACGACGCGACCGGCGACGGCATCGCCATGGCCGCCCTCGCCGGGGCCGACGTCGCGGACCTCGAGTACGTGCAGTTTCACCCCACTGCGTACGATGGTGACGACCCGTTCTTGCTCTCGGAAGCCCTGCGCGGCGAGGGGGCCGTCCTGCGAAACGGGGACGGCGAGCGGTTCATGGCTGACTCCCACCCCGACGCCGAACTCGCACCCCGCGACGTCGTCGCCCGCGCCGTCGAGACCGAACGCGAGGCGACAGGCAAGGTCGTCCTCGACGTGAGCACCCTCGAGGGCGAGTTCGACGCCGAGTACCCCGCCCTCGCTCAGAAGTGCCGAGACCGAGGCATCGACGGCACCGAGATTCCGGTCGCCCCTTGCGAGCACTTTCTGTGTGGGGGAATCGACGTCGACGAGCGCGGGCGAACCTCGCTGGACCGACTCTACGCCGTCGGCGAGTGCGCTCGAACGGGCGTCCACGGCGCGAACCGACTCGCGAGTACGAGCCTGCTCGAGGGCCTCGTCTGGGGGCTGCGAGCGGGCGAGGATGCCGCGACTACGGACGCCGACCCCAAGATCGTCGAGACTCCTGACCTCCGCAACAGCGACCCCGAACTTCCAGAACGCTTCGCCGCCGAGAAAGCAATCCGACTCAGGCAGACGATGGACGAGTATCTGGGCCTCGAGCGAGACCCCGACGACATCGCCCGAGCGAGTGCCGTCCTCCGACGGCTCAAAGGCGAGGTCGACGCCTACGTCCGAACGCGGACCGCTCGAGACCTCTACGAACTCCGAAACGCCAGCGTCGTCGCATTGTTGATCGCACGTGCCGCGAGCGAGAACGGGGAGTCGGCGGGGTGTCACTACGTCGTC
- the gfo6 gene encoding D-xylose 1-dehydrogenase Gfo6: MELEDTFVDFTRRDWETESPDGTVRVAVIGIGGFARTRALPGIAESSYCETTTLVTGSPDRTRAVAERFDVPHVVDYDGFLAGTHEESYDAVYISTPNATHGIYANAAADRGAHVICEKPLESSLEDAQGIVDACRDAGVTLMTAYRLQTEPTVRRTRELVRDDVLGEVVQVHGAFSHPLLEEASPDSWRLDPDLAGGGALVDLGVYPLNTTRFILEQDPTGIYATTHSSGDPFERVDEHVAFQLEFDTGATASCTASFDAHASSRLEIVGTEGMISIASPFGGVVPQDMIVESGDLRMEYTGVPVDEVGEEFDYFGYCVLTETDPEPDGEDGLADIRAIEAAYESAETGRRVDID; encoded by the coding sequence ATGGAACTCGAGGACACGTTCGTCGATTTCACGCGACGAGATTGGGAGACCGAGTCGCCCGACGGGACGGTTCGCGTCGCCGTCATCGGGATCGGCGGATTCGCGCGAACGCGAGCGCTTCCCGGCATCGCCGAGAGTTCGTACTGCGAGACGACGACGCTCGTCACCGGCTCGCCGGATCGGACGCGAGCCGTCGCCGAACGCTTCGACGTCCCACACGTCGTCGACTACGACGGATTCCTGGCCGGAACCCACGAGGAATCGTACGACGCGGTCTACATCTCGACGCCGAACGCGACCCACGGCATCTACGCGAACGCGGCTGCCGATCGAGGTGCACACGTCATCTGCGAGAAACCCCTCGAGTCCAGTCTCGAGGACGCTCAGGGAATCGTCGACGCCTGCCGCGACGCCGGTGTGACACTGATGACTGCCTACCGATTGCAGACCGAGCCGACGGTTCGACGGACGCGCGAACTCGTCCGTGACGACGTCCTCGGCGAGGTCGTGCAGGTTCACGGCGCGTTCTCACACCCGCTGTTGGAGGAGGCGAGCCCCGACTCCTGGCGACTCGATCCCGACCTCGCCGGCGGCGGCGCGCTGGTCGACCTCGGCGTCTATCCCCTCAACACGACCAGATTTATCCTCGAGCAGGATCCGACGGGAATCTACGCGACGACCCACTCGAGTGGCGACCCCTTCGAACGAGTCGACGAGCACGTCGCGTTCCAACTCGAGTTCGACACGGGCGCGACGGCCTCCTGTACGGCGAGTTTCGACGCCCACGCGAGCAGCCGACTCGAAATCGTCGGCACCGAGGGGATGATCTCGATCGCCTCACCCTTCGGCGGCGTCGTCCCGCAGGATATGATCGTCGAGAGCGGCGACCTCCGCATGGAGTACACGGGGGTGCCGGTCGACGAGGTCGGCGAGGAGTTCGACTACTTCGGCTACTGCGTGCTCACCGAGACCGATCCCGAACCCGACGGCGAGGACGGACTGGCGGACATTCGTGCGATCGAGGCGGCCTACGAATCGGCCGAAACGGGCCGCCGGGTCGACATCGACTGA